The nucleotide sequence GCCCCGGTTCCCTCGGCGTGATGTCGCCGGGAATCGGCTTGAATGCCACGTGTTTGAGCGCATCGGCGCGTCCGGGGACTATTGCTTTCCTCAGCCAGAGTGGGGCACTCGCGGCGGCCATTCTCGATTGGAGCGTGCGGGAGAATGTCGGCTTCAGCGGCTTTGCCTCGGTCGGCGGAATGCTCGATGTGGGCTGGGGCGACCTCATTGATTATTTCGGACGGCAGAGCGGCACAACGGCCATTCTCATGTACATGGAATCGGTGGGTCAGGCGCGGGCGTTCATGTCGGCGGCGCGGGAAGTGGCTCTCACCAAGCCGATCATTGTGCTTAAAGTCGGTCGCACGGCCACAGCTCGGGCGACGGCCCCCATCGGTGACGACGAGGTCCTCGACGCCGCCTTTCGCCGGTGCGGTGTGTTGCGGGTGACGACCATTGCCGAACTCTTCTATCTGGCCGAAGTCCTGGCGAAGCAGCCGCGCCCGCGCGGGCCTCGCCTGGCGATTCTCACCAATGCCAGGGGCCCGGCACTTCTGGCCACCGATGCCTTTCTCGCCGAGGGTGGCGAACTCGCCACTTTCTCATGCGAAACGCTCGAGGCGCTCGCCGAACTTCTACCCTCGGTCAGCAACCGGGGTAATCCCGTGGACATTCTCAGCGATGCGGATCCGGAGCGGTATGCTCGCGCTCTGGACATCCTTCTTCACGATCCCCAGACCGACGGCGTGCTCGTGATCCTGACGCCGCAGGCCCTGACGGATGCGACCCGTACAGCCGAGCGCGTGAAGGACACTGCCGCCCGCGTCAAGAAACCCGTCCTGGCCAGTTGGATGGGAGGAGAGGCCGTCGCCGAAGGGGAGGCTCTTCTCAATCGCGGACGTATTCCCACGTTCCCCTATCCGGACACGGCAGCCCGTATCTTCACCGCCATGTGGCGCTACAGCACGACGCTGCGCAGTCTCTACGAGACGCCCCAGTTGCCGTCAGAAACCGACAGCAGCTATGACCGCGCATCTGCCCAGGAGATCATCACCGCCGCGCGCTCGGTCGGTCGAACGTTGCTCAGCGAAGACGAGTCCAAGCGCCTGCTTTCCACCTATGGCATTCCTACAGCGGCCACGCGCATCGCGCACACGGAGGAAGAGGCCGTCCGCCTGGCCGATGAGATCGGCTATCCCGTCGTCCTCAAGCTCCATTCGTTCACGATCACGCAAAAGGCGAGCATCGGGGGCGTTCACCTCAATGTCAGTGACGCGCAGGCGGTCCGTCGCGCCTATCGAGCCATCGAATCGGCCGTCACCACGACGGCGGGCGCAGAGCATTTTCAGGGCGTCACCGTTCAACCGATGATCTCGTGGGTCGGCTACGACCTCCTGCTGGGAAGTTACCTCGATCCGCAGTTCGGTCCGGTGCTCGTCTTTGGCTCCGGGGGACCATCCGGGGAGATCTATCGAGATCGGGCGCTCGGGCTTCCGCCTCTGACGACAACGCTTGCCCGGCGCGTGATGGAGCAGACCCGCATCTACCGGGCTCTCACCGCAGCCAACGGGCGCGCATCGGTGGATATGCTGGAACTCGAACGCCTCTTTGTGCGCTTCAGTTATCTTGTGGCCGAACAACGCTGGATTCGGGAGATCGCGATCAACCCTCTGCGGGCGACTCCCGAAGGTTTCCTCGCCCTCGACGCTTCCATTCGACTCCACGCCCTCGATGTGAACGAAGCCGATCTTCCGCCGCTGGCCATCCGTCCCTATCCCACGCAGTACGTGGGGGCGTGGACGATGACCGACGGGCGGACCGTGACTATTCGTCCCATTCGCCCGGAAGACGAACCGTTGATGGTCGCCTTCCATTACACGCTTTCGGATCGCAGCGTCTACCTTCGCTACTTTCACCTGCTCAAGCTCGATCATCGGATCGCTCATGAGCGATTGGC is from Blastocatellia bacterium and encodes:
- a CDS encoding bifunctional acetate--CoA ligase family protein/GNAT family N-acetyltransferase, with the translated sequence MTRSRTGPSAHSLFEDRHPLDAFFAPRSVAVFGASESPGDAGCRVLENLRAHPFAGRVYPIHARHSTLLGLPVHRRLADLPEPVDLAVIATPAAAVPDVIAECVEADVPGALLLSDGFRETGIEGARLEEKILAHARRGRLRIIGPGSLGVMSPGIGLNATCLSASARPGTIAFLSQSGALAAAILDWSVRENVGFSGFASVGGMLDVGWGDLIDYFGRQSGTTAILMYMESVGQARAFMSAAREVALTKPIIVLKVGRTATARATAPIGDDEVLDAAFRRCGVLRVTTIAELFYLAEVLAKQPRPRGPRLAILTNARGPALLATDAFLAEGGELATFSCETLEALAELLPSVSNRGNPVDILSDADPERYARALDILLHDPQTDGVLVILTPQALTDATRTAERVKDTAARVKKPVLASWMGGEAVAEGEALLNRGRIPTFPYPDTAARIFTAMWRYSTTLRSLYETPQLPSETDSSYDRASAQEIITAARSVGRTLLSEDESKRLLSTYGIPTAATRIAHTEEEAVRLADEIGYPVVLKLHSFTITQKASIGGVHLNVSDAQAVRRAYRAIESAVTTTAGAEHFQGVTVQPMISWVGYDLLLGSYLDPQFGPVLVFGSGGPSGEIYRDRALGLPPLTTTLARRVMEQTRIYRALTAANGRASVDMLELERLFVRFSYLVAEQRWIREIAINPLRATPEGFLALDASIRLHALDVNEADLPPLAIRPYPTQYVGAWTMTDGRTVTIRPIRPEDEPLMVAFHYTLSDRSVYLRYFHLLKLDHRIAHERLARICFIDYDREMALVADFRNPSTGEHEILGVGRLTKIPGTTDAEFAIVVADHMQGRGLGTELLRRLLQVAAHEKLGRVTGDILPENLPMQQVCRKLGFRLRYIAEDGIVKAEYDVGSPPPVLSPEAISSQGRS